The Benincasa hispida cultivar B227 chromosome 11, ASM972705v1, whole genome shotgun sequence genome has a segment encoding these proteins:
- the LOC120090908 gene encoding leucine-rich repeat extensin-like protein 5, which produces MSSNSDSQNQSYSLGNDSPVSSFSSSSFSSSPPPSPRKSTSVPTQSKASYSGATAGQCLAASTPHSTSMKALAKSSKKLVNPSAKTSLPRAKTPQKPKSAPKPRVKTPAKTRARPSSMTASKPYTKPAPPPFIPNITLVGATHEPLPTYAHTAPSLAVRPPPPLSIEPLATIYPVELDTSN; this is translated from the coding sequence ATGTCGTCCAACTCAGATTCTCAGAACCAAAGCTACAGCCTAGGCAACGATTCGCCGGTAAGTTCCTTCTCCTCCTCTTCATTTTCAAGTTCACCACCACCTAGCCCTAGAAAATCAACCTCCGTCCCTACCCAATCGAAAGCTTCTTACAGCGGCGCTACCGCTGGTCAGTGTCTGGCTGCCTCTACACCTCATTCCACCTCCATGAAAGCTTTGGCCAAGAGCTCCAAGAAACTTGTAAACCCTTCGGCCAAAACTTCTCTGCCTAGGGCTAAAACCCCACAAAAACCCAAGTCTGCCCCTAAACCAAGGGTAAAGACACCAGCCAAGACCAGGGCACGTCCGTCATCTATGACCGCATCCAAACCTTATACCAAGCCTGCCCCACCACCATTTATCCCGAACATAACCTTGGTGGGTGCAACGCATGAACCCCTTCCTACCTATGCCCATACCGCACCATCTCTAGCGGTGCGTCCACCTCCCCCTCTATCCATTGAACCCTTAGCCACAATTTACCCAGTGGAATTAGACACGTCTAACTAG
- the LOC120090909 gene encoding uncharacterized protein LOC120090909, whose translation MSNSIIQLLGSDKFNGEGYSNWKSNITNILIVDYLRFILTEECSPLPGSNVNRNVEEIYDKWVRANEKARVYILVSISNVINKKHEAMVTAREFMVSLQEMFKKPSSSVRHEAIKYVYNSRIEEGTSIREHVIDMMVHFNITEAHNAVTNEKSQEIYFGINIHYEWMSYSIEEY comes from the exons atgtcgaactcgattatacaactaCTTGGTTCCGATAAATTCAACGGTGAAGGGTATTCGAACTGGAAGTCGAATATAACTAATATACTAATCGTTGATTATTTGAGGTTTATTTTAACGGAGGAATGTTCTCCTCTTCCTGGTTCAAATGTTAACCGAAATGTTGAAGAAATCTATGACAAATGGGTTCGTGCTAACGAAAAGGCAAGAGTCTATATCTTAGTGAGCATATCTAATGTGATCAATAAGAAGCATGAAgccatggtcactgcacgtgaGTTCATGGTGTCGTTGCAAGAGATGTTCAAGAAACCGTCTTCCTCAGTacgacatgaagccattaaatATGTCTATAACTCCCGCATTGAAGAAGGGAcatctattagagaacatgtcatagacatgatggtccatttcaacatTACGGAAGCTCATAACGCTGTCACAAATGAAAaaagtcaa gaaatctacttcggaATCAATATTCACTATGAGTGGATGAGCTATAGTATAGAGGAGTATTAA